The following coding sequences are from one Halorubrum sp. BOL3-1 window:
- a CDS encoding DUF2795 domain-containing protein produces MRLNGVDDRLERHQYPTTSEEIIAAHGNATVELANGSERLGDVLERFGDQTFEDAGEVFTAIRAGVCHRGVGRRFYSDRDPTTDAENGPSPVSF; encoded by the coding sequence ATGCGCTTGAACGGCGTCGACGACCGACTCGAACGGCACCAGTACCCGACCACCTCCGAGGAGATCATCGCGGCTCACGGAAACGCGACCGTAGAGCTCGCGAACGGGTCTGAGCGGCTCGGCGACGTCTTGGAGCGGTTCGGTGACCAGACCTTCGAGGACGCCGGCGAGGTGTTCACCGCGATCCGGGCCGGCGTCTGTCACCGGGGAGTCGGTCGCCGGTTCTACTCCGACCGCGACCCGACCACCGACGCGGAGAACGGTCCCTCGCCGGTCTCGTTCTGA
- a CDS encoding DUF5784 family protein, translating to MAQPLRFRRSSGRWSPDRVRSQIGRPLDENLGATAGDPWFAPPPGYEARRFDMDDGSFALFCWTDDDPDPPSGADGGPVGYWLGNTETPSELWRTEKYGFDEVPYPVSRWTQRELLAGLHDDEPWLADYPYVSWYFLPVFCSKDGAETSRAFFRDHAAGFPEATPEAGTRFVEETLRPGVLDDYRETMAGKLGTSASMDPVRMSAAIAEFTAARILTEAGYGITPEIEVTTGHSLDFRATDPDTGAGRLVEVTRPQPTAGRSANDPVAAVRDTVETKTSGQLAAHAGGVTLFVDCSSFPADEWAAVRAAGPAVRHKPAVVYRAEPDGSIEGYRKGSVPLDLSGVVKWVA from the coding sequence GTGGCACAACCCCTCCGTTTCAGGCGCTCGTCCGGTCGGTGGAGTCCGGACCGCGTCCGGTCGCAGATCGGCCGCCCCCTCGACGAGAACCTCGGAGCGACCGCCGGCGACCCGTGGTTCGCGCCGCCGCCCGGCTACGAGGCGCGCCGGTTCGACATGGACGACGGCTCGTTCGCGCTGTTCTGCTGGACCGACGACGACCCCGATCCGCCGTCCGGCGCCGACGGCGGGCCGGTCGGGTACTGGCTCGGCAACACGGAGACGCCGAGCGAGCTCTGGCGGACGGAGAAGTACGGGTTCGACGAGGTCCCGTACCCGGTCTCGCGGTGGACACAGCGGGAGCTGCTCGCCGGCCTCCACGACGACGAGCCGTGGCTGGCCGACTATCCGTACGTCTCGTGGTACTTCCTCCCGGTGTTCTGCTCGAAGGACGGCGCGGAGACGAGCCGGGCGTTCTTCCGCGATCACGCGGCCGGATTCCCGGAGGCGACCCCCGAGGCCGGGACCCGGTTCGTCGAGGAGACGCTCCGACCGGGGGTACTCGACGACTATCGCGAGACGATGGCCGGGAAGCTCGGCACGTCCGCCTCGATGGACCCCGTCCGGATGAGCGCGGCGATAGCCGAGTTCACCGCGGCTCGGATCCTCACCGAAGCGGGGTACGGAATCACCCCGGAAATCGAGGTGACGACGGGGCACTCGCTCGACTTCCGCGCGACGGACCCCGACACGGGCGCCGGCCGGCTCGTCGAGGTGACGCGCCCCCAGCCGACGGCCGGGCGCTCTGCGAACGACCCCGTCGCCGCCGTCCGCGACACCGTCGAGACGAAGACGAGCGGACAGCTCGCGGCCCACGCCGGCGGTGTCACCCTGTTCGTCGACTGCTCGTCGTTCCCCGCCGACGAGTGGGCCGCGGTGCGCGCGGCCGGACCGGCGGTCCGTCACAAGCCCGCGGTCGTGTACCGCGCCGAGCCGGACGGCTCGATCGAGGGGTATCGGAAGGGGTCGGTCCCGCTGGACCTCTCCGGAGTCGTCAAGTGGGTGGCATAG
- a CDS encoding DUF5786 family protein, producing the protein MGAYDEAEHERREKKTSEVDADFDAKRPEYSGSLTYDSGDSAEALLDKFEELQGK; encoded by the coding sequence ATGGGTGCCTATGACGAGGCCGAACACGAGCGTCGCGAGAAGAAGACCAGCGAAGTCGACGCGGACTTCGACGCGAAGCGGCCCGAGTACTCCGGTTCCCTGACCTACGACTCGGGCGACTCCGCGGAGGCACTCCTCGACAAGTTCGAAGAGCTTCAGGGCAAGTGA
- a CDS encoding DUF6757 family protein, with protein sequence MRCHYCDREATYEAEQRGVVVGLCESHFKQRVEEFAESDELAALRDRIDIESSE encoded by the coding sequence ATGCGGTGTCACTACTGCGACCGAGAGGCCACGTACGAGGCCGAGCAGCGCGGCGTGGTCGTCGGTCTCTGCGAGTCCCACTTCAAACAGCGCGTCGAGGAGTTCGCGGAGTCGGACGAACTCGCGGCGCTCCGCGACCGGATCGACATCGAGTCGTCGGAGTAG
- a CDS encoding PHP domain-containing protein, whose amino-acid sequence MSAATDDSVVADLHAHTTVSDGTLTLDEVPVAAREAGVDWVAVTDHDRIHPGLDAPVVERDGVRIVRGIELRVDAGFERLDLLGYGVEHTDALDAEVNRLQRDRRERGAAILDAVESHLGVDLAVEPRAGLGRPHIARAIDESDAPYDYAGAFDELIGNDGPCYVAREVTPLDEGLDLLADACSLVGLAHPFRYDGVDEALDVARESAAIDAVERFYSYGRAADDARIDRVAAEADLLRTGGTDAHERTLGVAGLTESAFEPVRERLPDPVPVESLSAGTTAYEQD is encoded by the coding sequence ATGTCCGCTGCTACCGACGATTCCGTCGTTGCCGACCTCCACGCGCATACGACCGTCTCGGACGGCACGCTGACCCTCGACGAGGTGCCGGTGGCCGCCCGCGAGGCCGGCGTCGACTGGGTCGCGGTCACCGACCACGACCGGATCCACCCGGGTCTCGATGCGCCGGTCGTCGAACGCGACGGCGTCCGGATCGTGCGCGGGATCGAACTCCGCGTCGACGCCGGGTTCGAGCGGCTCGACCTCCTCGGGTATGGCGTCGAACACACCGACGCGCTCGACGCGGAGGTCAATCGCCTCCAGCGCGACCGCCGGGAGCGCGGCGCCGCGATCCTCGACGCGGTCGAGTCGCACCTCGGCGTCGACCTCGCCGTCGAACCCCGCGCCGGACTGGGACGACCCCATATCGCGCGCGCAATCGACGAGTCGGACGCGCCCTACGACTACGCCGGCGCGTTCGACGAGCTGATCGGGAACGACGGCCCGTGTTACGTCGCGCGCGAGGTGACTCCGCTCGACGAGGGACTCGACCTCCTCGCGGACGCGTGTTCGCTCGTCGGACTCGCCCACCCGTTCCGGTACGACGGCGTCGACGAGGCGCTCGACGTCGCCCGCGAGTCGGCCGCGATCGACGCGGTCGAGCGCTTCTACTCGTACGGCCGCGCGGCCGACGACGCCCGGATCGACCGCGTCGCGGCCGAGGCGGATCTGCTCAGAACGGGGGGTACCGACGCGCACGAGCGGACGCTCGGCGTCGCGGGGCTGACGGAATCGGCGTTCGAGCCGGTCCGCGAGCGCCTTCCCGATCCGGTTCCGGTCGAATCGCTCTCCGCCGGGACGACGGCCTACGAACAGGATTAA
- a CDS encoding MBL fold metallo-hydrolase produces MRAGESEPVRGVDDLYVHDTGMFDTDEYGAVYVYDTDRPIVIDTGTGANREALFETIEEVGIGREELAWILPTHAHLDHAGGAGYLAERFPNAEVRVPEKGVRHLVDPGALVAGTKSAVGDQWEHYANPEPVPDDRIEGLTEGDRIDLGDRELVVREAPGHAPHHAVYHEPDAGVVFAADAAGIYVPEVDAVTPTSPPPQFDFEQCLDDVRLIGELDPDTVCFGHFGPRDCDADLIGEAKRAFVEWVERVRRKRAELDDDEAVVDHFEAASRDIDYWNPERARANTSLNARGVLTYLDQVDEEE; encoded by the coding sequence ATGCGCGCTGGCGAGTCCGAACCGGTTCGCGGCGTCGACGACCTGTACGTCCACGACACCGGCATGTTCGACACCGACGAGTACGGCGCCGTCTACGTGTACGACACCGACCGACCGATCGTGATCGACACCGGGACGGGGGCGAACCGAGAGGCCCTCTTCGAGACGATCGAGGAGGTCGGAATCGGCCGCGAGGAGCTCGCGTGGATCCTCCCGACGCACGCCCACCTCGACCACGCCGGGGGCGCCGGCTACCTCGCGGAGCGCTTCCCGAACGCCGAGGTCCGCGTGCCCGAGAAAGGGGTTCGCCACCTCGTCGACCCCGGGGCGCTCGTCGCCGGTACCAAGTCGGCGGTCGGAGACCAGTGGGAGCACTACGCCAACCCCGAGCCGGTGCCCGACGACCGGATCGAGGGGCTCACCGAGGGCGACCGGATCGACCTCGGGGACCGCGAGCTGGTCGTCCGGGAGGCGCCGGGCCACGCCCCCCACCACGCCGTCTACCACGAGCCCGACGCGGGGGTCGTCTTCGCCGCCGACGCCGCCGGCATCTACGTCCCGGAGGTCGACGCCGTGACCCCCACGTCGCCGCCGCCGCAGTTCGACTTCGAGCAGTGTCTCGACGACGTTCGCCTGATCGGGGAACTCGACCCCGACACGGTCTGTTTCGGCCACTTCGGACCGCGGGACTGCGACGCGGACCTGATCGGAGAAGCGAAGCGGGCGTTCGTCGAGTGGGTCGAGCGGGTCCGGCGGAAGCGCGCCGAACTCGACGACGACGAGGCGGTCGTCGACCACTTCGAGGCGGCGAGCCGCGACATCGACTACTGGAATCCCGAGCGGGCGCGGGCGAACACGAGCCTGAACGCTCGCGGCGTGTTGACGTACCTCGATCAGGTCGACGAGGAGGAGTGA
- a CDS encoding ferredoxin: protein MRVEFDRDTCVGMFQCVAEWDAFEKNLNDGKADLAGSTEEEPDLFVVEVPDGEDLDAKFAARSCPVDAIEVYDDDGEQVV, encoded by the coding sequence ATGCGCGTCGAGTTCGACCGCGACACCTGCGTGGGAATGTTCCAGTGCGTCGCCGAGTGGGACGCCTTCGAGAAGAACCTGAACGACGGGAAGGCGGACTTAGCGGGCAGCACCGAGGAGGAGCCGGACCTCTTCGTCGTCGAGGTCCCCGACGGCGAGGATCTGGACGCGAAGTTCGCGGCCCGGTCGTGCCCCGTCGACGCGATCGAAGTGTACGACGACGACGGCGAGCAGGTGGTGTGA
- a CDS encoding NAD(P)H-binding protein, with protein sequence MRVLVTGATGFVGSRLVPTLLARGHDLVALVRDADGYAAPEGVTVVEGDLLEPDTLPPAFELRGETVDAAYYLVHSMDGGPGYEERDRNCATNFVEAASAAGVDRLVYLGGLGEDREELSEHLRSRREVERILGEGTPALTTLRAAIIIGAGSASFEVIAGLARRLPVMVTPKWVDTLCQPIAIADVVGYLAGVLDVPETAAETFEIGGPEVLTYAEILRRTRRQLGGGLRIVRVPVLSPELSARWLRLVTDVNPYLARSLVEGLRNTVIVEDDRVREFVPVERTPFELAVARALTDSRNAERSRLSALPGVSP encoded by the coding sequence ATGCGAGTGCTCGTCACCGGCGCGACCGGATTCGTCGGGAGCCGGCTCGTCCCGACGCTCCTCGCGCGCGGCCACGACCTGGTCGCGCTCGTCCGCGACGCCGACGGCTACGCGGCGCCCGAAGGCGTCACCGTCGTCGAGGGCGACCTGCTGGAACCGGACACGCTGCCGCCCGCGTTCGAACTCCGCGGGGAGACGGTCGACGCCGCGTACTACCTCGTCCACTCGATGGACGGCGGTCCGGGCTACGAGGAGCGCGACCGGAACTGCGCGACCAACTTCGTCGAAGCGGCGTCGGCCGCGGGAGTCGACCGGCTCGTCTACCTCGGCGGTCTCGGTGAGGACCGCGAGGAGCTCTCCGAACACCTCCGGTCGCGGCGCGAGGTGGAACGGATCCTCGGGGAGGGGACGCCGGCGCTCACGACGCTGCGGGCCGCGATCATCATCGGCGCCGGCAGCGCTAGCTTCGAGGTGATCGCCGGGCTGGCGCGGCGCCTTCCGGTGATGGTCACCCCGAAGTGGGTCGACACGCTGTGTCAGCCGATCGCGATAGCCGACGTGGTCGGGTACCTCGCGGGCGTCCTCGACGTCCCCGAGACCGCGGCCGAGACGTTCGAGATCGGCGGGCCGGAGGTGTTGACCTACGCCGAGATCCTCCGCCGGACGAGACGCCAGCTCGGCGGCGGACTCCGGATCGTCAGGGTGCCGGTGTTGAGTCCGGAGCTGTCGGCGCGCTGGCTCCGGCTCGTCACCGACGTGAACCCGTACCTCGCCCGGTCGCTCGTCGAGGGCCTCCGCAACACCGTGATCGTCGAGGACGACCGGGTCCGCGAGTTCGTGCCGGTCGAGCGTACCCCCTTCGAACTCGCGGTCGCGCGGGCGCTGACCGACTCGCGAAACGCCGAGCGTTCGCGGCTGAGCGCCCTCCCCGGGGTCTCACCGTGA
- the hemB gene encoding porphobilinogen synthase — translation MDLTDRPRRLRTDGVRPLVAETDLSASDLVAPVFVDATTDERVPIETMPGHERVPVEQAVDRVDEIRETGVETVILFGVPESKDSEGSRAYADDGVVQRAIRRIDAETDATVIGDVCLCEYTDHGHCGVIEESAEADPTLTVKNDETLDLLAKTAVSQADAGADVVAPSAMTDGQVGAIREALDAAGHEAVAILSYAAKYESAFYGPFRDAADGAPEFGDRRHYQMDPANRREALREARLDAEQGADVLMVKPGLPYLDIVGDLRREFDRPIAAYNVSGEYAMLHAAAEKGWLDLEATALESLVALKRAGADLIVTYFAEDVADYL, via the coding sequence ATGGACCTCACGGACCGGCCACGCCGACTCCGGACCGACGGCGTTCGCCCGCTCGTCGCCGAGACCGACCTCTCGGCGTCCGACCTGGTCGCGCCCGTCTTCGTCGACGCGACGACCGACGAGCGCGTCCCCATCGAGACGATGCCCGGTCACGAGCGCGTCCCGGTCGAGCAGGCCGTCGACCGCGTCGACGAGATCCGCGAGACCGGCGTCGAGACCGTCATCCTCTTCGGCGTCCCCGAGTCGAAGGACTCCGAGGGGAGCCGCGCCTACGCCGACGACGGCGTCGTCCAGCGCGCGATCCGGCGGATCGACGCGGAGACCGACGCTACCGTGATCGGTGACGTCTGTCTCTGTGAGTACACCGACCACGGCCACTGCGGAGTGATCGAGGAGTCCGCCGAGGCGGACCCGACGCTCACCGTCAAAAACGACGAGACGCTCGACCTGCTCGCGAAGACCGCGGTCTCGCAGGCCGACGCGGGCGCGGACGTGGTCGCGCCCTCCGCGATGACGGACGGGCAGGTGGGAGCGATCCGCGAGGCGCTCGACGCGGCGGGCCACGAGGCGGTCGCAATCCTGAGCTACGCCGCGAAGTACGAGTCCGCCTTCTACGGTCCCTTCCGCGACGCGGCCGACGGCGCGCCCGAGTTCGGTGACCGCCGGCACTACCAGATGGACCCCGCGAACCGTCGCGAGGCGCTCCGCGAGGCGCGGCTCGACGCCGAGCAGGGCGCGGACGTGCTGATGGTGAAACCCGGGCTGCCGTACCTCGATATCGTCGGGGACCTCCGCCGGGAGTTCGACCGCCCGATCGCGGCGTACAACGTTTCCGGCGAGTACGCGATGCTCCACGCTGCCGCGGAGAAGGGGTGGCTCGACTTGGAGGCGACCGCGCTGGAGTCGCTCGTCGCGCTCAAGCGCGCGGGCGCGGACCTGATCGTGACGTATTTCGCTGAGGACGTGGCCGACTATTTATAA
- a CDS encoding DNA-directed DNA polymerase II small subunit: MPLESNARIAKALAQRGYNAEREAITLLAGATDPAAAVEAAVDHAPDEALRITADHVREASADSTAEAERSAASPDTSGQSPVETEGSASREAGGTETVSAAATADGEPAGKTGSSDPGTTDATATADSATTGPQAIDSERSRDPDLRDLEVGNDMTGHSTGTGEYADFVTTFRDRYERLSKILRGRVNHRPAEAIADMPGGSDAAMIGLVNDVRSTKSGHWLVELEDTTGTFPALVMKDKGLADVVDEILLDECLAVEGTLADDAGILFADSIHFPDVPRTYRPGGADRHVQAALISDVHVGSDEFMTDAWHGFTDWLHTPEADPVEYLLLAGDMVEGVGVYPGQDDELEIVDIYEQYEAFAELLKEVPADTEVVMIPGNHDAVRLAEPQPGFNDEIRSIMDVHDPRIVSNPATVSVEGVEVLMYHGVSLDEVIAELPEEKASYEEPHKAMYQLLKKRHVAPQFGDHTRVAPEDRDYLVIEDVPDVFHTGHVHKLGWGKYHNVLAVNSGCWQAQTDFQKSVNIDPDAGYAPILDLDTLDMTVRKFS, translated from the coding sequence GTGCCGCTGGAGTCGAACGCCCGGATCGCCAAAGCCCTCGCCCAGCGCGGCTACAACGCCGAGCGCGAAGCGATCACCCTGCTCGCGGGCGCGACCGACCCGGCCGCCGCCGTCGAGGCCGCGGTCGACCACGCTCCGGACGAGGCCCTCCGGATCACTGCCGACCACGTCCGTGAGGCCTCCGCTGACTCTACCGCCGAGGCCGAGAGATCCGCAGCCTCACCCGATACGAGCGGACAATCTCCAGTCGAAACGGAGGGGTCCGCGAGCCGCGAAGCCGGAGGGACCGAGACGGTCTCCGCGGCCGCGACGGCGGACGGCGAACCCGCCGGAAAGACCGGGTCCTCCGACCCCGGGACCACCGACGCCACCGCGACTGCCGACTCAGCGACTACCGGACCGCAGGCGATCGACTCCGAACGGTCTCGCGATCCCGACCTGCGCGACCTCGAAGTCGGCAACGACATGACCGGTCACAGCACGGGAACCGGCGAGTACGCCGACTTCGTCACGACGTTCCGGGACCGCTACGAGCGGCTCTCGAAGATCCTCCGCGGCCGCGTCAACCACCGTCCGGCCGAAGCGATCGCGGACATGCCCGGCGGCAGCGACGCCGCCATGATCGGTCTCGTCAACGACGTGCGCTCGACGAAGTCCGGCCACTGGCTCGTCGAGCTGGAGGACACCACCGGAACCTTCCCCGCCTTGGTGATGAAAGACAAGGGCCTCGCGGACGTCGTCGACGAGATCCTGTTAGACGAGTGCCTCGCGGTCGAGGGCACCCTCGCCGACGACGCCGGTATCCTCTTTGCCGACTCGATTCACTTCCCCGACGTTCCCCGAACCTACCGCCCCGGCGGGGCGGACCGCCACGTCCAGGCCGCGCTGATCTCCGACGTCCACGTCGGCAGCGACGAGTTCATGACCGACGCGTGGCACGGCTTCACCGACTGGCTCCACACGCCCGAAGCCGACCCGGTCGAGTACCTCCTGCTCGCGGGCGACATGGTCGAGGGCGTCGGCGTCTACCCCGGCCAGGACGACGAGCTGGAGATCGTCGACATCTACGAGCAGTACGAGGCGTTCGCGGAGCTCCTCAAGGAGGTGCCCGCGGACACCGAGGTCGTGATGATCCCGGGCAACCACGACGCGGTCCGGCTCGCGGAGCCGCAGCCCGGGTTCAACGACGAGATCCGCTCCATCATGGACGTCCACGACCCGCGGATCGTCTCGAACCCGGCCACCGTCTCCGTCGAAGGCGTCGAGGTGCTGATGTACCACGGCGTCTCGCTCGACGAGGTGATCGCGGAGCTGCCCGAAGAGAAGGCGAGCTACGAGGAGCCGCACAAGGCGATGTACCAGCTGCTGAAGAAGCGCCACGTCGCGCCGCAGTTCGGCGACCACACCCGCGTCGCGCCGGAGGACCGTGACTACCTCGTCATCGAGGACGTGCCCGACGTGTTCCACACCGGCCACGTCCACAAGCTCGGCTGGGGGAAGTACCACAACGTCCTCGCGGTCAACTCCGGCTGCTGGCAGGCCCAGACCGACTTCCAGAAATCCGTCAACATCGACCCCGACGCCGGCTACGCTCCCATTCTCGATCTGGACACGCTCGATATGACGGTCCGAAAGTTCTCGTAG
- a CDS encoding YigZ family protein: MTDAYRTVAERATAGFEVRGSEFLGHVAPVDTVEAAEAFVEVIRGEYADATHNVPAYRVPAGEPSERAPASDPMLREYSSDDGEPTGSAGKPALNVLQQREVRNVAAVVTRYYGGTNLGVGGLARAYSRAAKEGVDAAGVIEERPHRRLVVETEYDDSGTVRGIIESAGLAFEADYGQRVRFDLRVLVEEVDALRERLNDATSGRVEIDR; this comes from the coding sequence GTGACCGACGCGTACCGGACGGTGGCCGAACGCGCGACCGCGGGGTTCGAGGTCCGAGGCTCGGAGTTCCTCGGGCACGTCGCCCCCGTCGACACCGTCGAGGCGGCGGAGGCGTTCGTCGAGGTGATTCGGGGCGAGTACGCCGACGCGACCCACAACGTGCCCGCGTACCGGGTCCCCGCGGGCGAGCCGTCGGAGCGCGCCCCGGCGTCCGACCCGATGCTCAGGGAGTACTCGTCGGACGACGGCGAGCCGACCGGCTCGGCGGGAAAGCCGGCGCTGAACGTCCTCCAGCAGCGCGAGGTCCGGAACGTCGCCGCGGTGGTGACCCGGTACTACGGCGGAACGAACCTCGGCGTCGGCGGTCTCGCTCGCGCCTACTCGCGCGCGGCGAAGGAAGGTGTCGACGCCGCGGGCGTGATCGAGGAGCGCCCGCACCGCCGGCTCGTCGTCGAGACCGAATACGACGACTCGGGGACGGTGCGAGGAATCATCGAGTCCGCGGGCCTCGCGTTCGAGGCCGACTACGGGCAGCGGGTCCGGTTCGACCTCCGAGTACTGGTCGAGGAGGTCGACGCGCTCCGCGAGCGGCTCAACGACGCGACGAGCGGGCGGGTCGAGATCGATCGATAG
- a CDS encoding S26 family signal peptidase, which translates to MDEGDRSTDADGSAGRDERTDGESEGSRDRTNDETTDRPDDETLDRSERSSAETPSDESGTGPVSEADSTAETDSTAEAEISSEGRTEPTPVKESTPETGRTEGGDESVATGEAVDTDGRSERSERFSGRSGRPSDRSDRPDSDAGESLLDRFRHDRDGALMWIREMLSSVAVVLLFGLLLFGVSGVWPPMVAVESGSMEPNMQVGDLVFVTEPGRLAPDAADNGVGVVTHETGEAVDYRTFGSDGSVVIYTPPGRTGSPIIHRAMFHVTEGENWYDRADERYHNAVDCESLANCPAPHDGYVTLGDNNGAYDQASGLSPPVKAEWINGVARLRVPYLGYIRLIATGQVELNEAIARTVGVGVPASQAGIALSSPAA; encoded by the coding sequence ATGGACGAAGGGGATCGGTCGACAGACGCCGACGGGTCGGCCGGTCGAGACGAGCGGACGGACGGCGAGTCCGAGGGGAGTCGCGACCGGACGAACGACGAGACGACAGACCGACCGGACGACGAAACGCTCGACCGATCAGAGAGGTCGAGTGCCGAGACTCCCAGCGATGAGAGCGGGACCGGCCCCGTGTCCGAAGCCGACTCGACCGCCGAAACCGACTCGACCGCTGAAGCCGAGATTTCGAGCGAAGGACGGACCGAACCGACTCCCGTGAAGGAGTCCACCCCTGAAACGGGGAGGACCGAAGGCGGCGACGAGTCCGTCGCTACCGGAGAAGCGGTCGACACCGACGGTCGGTCCGAGCGGTCCGAGCGTTTCTCTGGGCGGTCCGGGCGTCCCTCCGACCGATCGGATCGGCCGGACTCCGACGCGGGCGAATCGCTGTTGGACCGCTTTCGTCACGACCGCGACGGGGCGCTGATGTGGATCCGAGAGATGCTGTCGAGCGTGGCGGTCGTCCTGTTGTTCGGGCTGCTGCTGTTCGGCGTCAGCGGCGTTTGGCCCCCAATGGTCGCCGTCGAGTCCGGGAGCATGGAACCGAACATGCAGGTCGGTGATCTGGTGTTCGTCACCGAACCCGGTCGGCTCGCGCCGGACGCGGCCGACAACGGAGTCGGCGTCGTGACCCACGAGACCGGAGAGGCGGTCGACTACCGGACGTTCGGCTCCGACGGTTCCGTCGTGATATACACCCCGCCGGGCCGGACCGGGTCTCCGATCATCCACCGAGCCATGTTCCACGTTACCGAGGGAGAGAACTGGTACGACCGCGCCGACGAGCGGTATCACAACGCCGTCGACTGCGAGTCGCTCGCCAACTGTCCGGCGCCCCACGACGGATACGTCACGCTCGGGGACAACAACGGGGCCTACGACCAGGCCAGCGGCCTCTCACCGCCGGTCAAGGCCGAGTGGATAAACGGTGTGGCCCGCCTTCGTGTCCCGTACCTCGGATACATCCGCCTGATCGCGACGGGACAGGTGGAGTTGAACGAGGCGATAGCACGGACGGTCGGCGTCGGGGTACCGGCGTCGCAGGCGGGGATCGCTTTGTCGAGCCCCGCAGCCTGA